The Arachis ipaensis cultivar K30076 chromosome B05, Araip1.1, whole genome shotgun sequence nucleotide sequence TGGGAATCAATAACCAACATGAAGATTGTAATTCATATAAAGACCTGCTAATCATGTTTGATTAATTTTGGAATAACTTGTTTGATTATCATTTCCTTTTGATTGATATTGACATTAAGCACACTGGTAATTTTTAATAGCACTGGAAGTGTTAGAACTGAAATTTTTTAGTGTCCAATGCTGAATACATGCAATATTAATTTTAAGTGGTTGAAGTCTTTCTTTTCTCACTTTAAGCAATGTGCTTGATTTGATGTGCATGCATTAAGTGCAGAAATCAtttacttttgtattttattaCATTACATGTTCAATGTTTTTTTGATTTGATAATTATGAACTGtaattgtcattatgtcattAAAGAAGTGAGATTATAATTCTTGACACAGAATGTCAAAAGTGATAGAAGATTTGGACTGCTCAGTTAGTTTGTTAGCCATAATAAATTCATTTTAAAACTAACTCTGAAATATCCATTATTCAAGGTATTTGCTGCTTTTGTTAATACGACTCTTTAATAAAATATAGGACTAGGAATATATCCAATTTTGAGTAAATGAAATCTACAATATCAGTTACCAAAGTTTATAGTTCGGTGAATAGCTCAAGTGAAATGGCAAAAAtgttgatttttataatttttgtcgTAACAAGAAATCTTTtgacattaaaaaaattatattatcttTTTACTTTTCATTAATTAGTTTAGGTGTTTCATTGTGTAAAAAACTGTAAATGCACATATGTAATGAGAAATTTTAATCAAAGAGAGTAGGTTATTAATCAAGGAGAGTAGGTAATGTAACACTTTAATACTTTTAAATTGAGTTAAGCtttatttggattatatttaGTAGCTGATATTCAAAACCTTgcgaaaattttcttttaaaacaaatgtgaaatatttatataaactaatttatagataaaaatattgaataattagtttttattagaatagttactagttgaaaaatataagtggatttgaaaatatTAACATGAAAAACCGGTGTGCTAAACTATGAAGGCACAACAATGACAAGCTTTACTCATACCAAATAAAAAAGGAAACATAATAGTTACAATTGCAATCAGTCAATAAGGATAAAATAAGACACATaggaaatcctaattctcttattttgtttaACTATGGCTAAAACAATCGCATATTCTTCCTTCTTAAGATAAACGTTTAATGTTTTTTATCTACGTCCTCGATAGCTTGCTCCCACTAGTGCACCTGTCTTTTCACCTCAATTGTATTGCTTCGTACTGCATCGTTCCTGAAGATGGTACGGAGAGAGGGGTGAGAAACAAAAGTTTCTCAGTAGTTTATCTATATGGTGTCATCGTATCCATCCCCAGCCActccaagttttaaaataaaaacagtgatgatgcaatgttgttcaattattattttcaaaagtcttgattagtcggagtggtgtgacttttagatgcttctcatttacttatgttatgacaTGTGTAATGCATACAAAATGCCTATAGCGTTAAAACATATAAAGGTAACTCATAAACCTTGGTATGATGTTCTCATAGGCCATAAAGCAAgacgaaataaataataaataagagaagaatagtaACATTGCCATAGATAAATCAAACAGAATAGatctgaataaaataaagatcttaaACAATATCATACATTATACAAAAAGGAACTTTGGAAAAAAGAAGGATCTTTGAatgcaataataaacataatcataaattaaaaaaaaaaaataaaagaagaacaatcatGATCACATTTTTCATTGcactttttattactttttctcgTAGCTTTTTTGGAAGGTATTGAGTtcaaaccggtataaaaggtgggagtccccttcccttaccgaaggttcttatcccaaacgttttggcgatcaccttctcTTACCaaaggatcatatcgatatcttgtctttgggggtcaccttcccttaccgaaggattattctctcagttcaatttacaatcaaggttatttagacatacacaagaagggAGTCATGtcaacaaaaatatattattatataaaattgatgggatagtccccttcccttaccgaatgTTTTTATCTCAAAGGTTTGCCGATCATCTTCCCTTACCGAACGATCATTtcgattatcttgtctttggggtcaccttcccttaccgaatgatcattccctcagttctttaATGCACATAAGATTGTTATTATAATGCATAATGCATATGAAGAAAAGAGACATTATATCATGACGTCCGATGCTAACATATATGTTCAAAAACATTTAAGATATGACATATAAAAAATAGCACAAAACTCCCTACCTCAAGTGAAGTTCCGCTAGGTATTCCGATGCAAATAGATGCGGTTTGTTAGTGAAGAGAGACTTGTTTCATGGCTAGACTTTGTGCATACTAGAATGTTTTgtatagaaaaagggaatagaatgAGAAAGGAAGGATCAAATAGCTCTCAGGTATGTGCAGATTATGTTAGGAGGCATTTAGGTGAAATCTTCAATCTGGATCGTCACTTTGTAATCCCTATAACTTTTTCTACGTTTGGAATTTGGAATTAGCTATTAGAGACAAATTTATAGAGAATTgagttagagtgcctatgttctatgtcccaaatctcaaccttctgttgcttcgacctttaccttttactttgtgaactagcttatttaccctcgtccgttcacgaaaacgcgagaacccttgctcatttaacactatatccgggcaccgatgcagcgactcttgctttgacaccgtactcgagccatacggcgcgttgcttccgggaaacgacctagctttagcgcaataatgtctttgattaatgtcatgggggttcggctatatttttatgttggttgccgaagacctaacacaaccctcctcctttatccggacttcagaccggctatgtaccgcaagtgtaacataggcaGAGTTACTGTGCTTATTTACTGTTTttgttaatttgagttgtttgttttgagttgattttgtgatttaatttattaataattctgATTCTGTGATTCTGAGCTGCtggttttaatttatttttgcttgttttgagttgattttgtgatttatttgTATTCAATTTCTACTCAatctatttgttcattgttgctgaTTGTTGTTCATTGTTGTTCATTATTTGTTCGGTTTTGCTGATTGTTGttcattgttcatatttgctGAATGctagtaattttattttgttgtgtttctgtttctgtttttttaattatttgttcattgttgttcATTGTTGTTGATTCCTAGTATTTGTTGTTCATTATCTGGTATTGGTTTTTGGCAGGATATAAGAAGAGAACTTGGAATCAATATAATTGATGAACAGAAGGTGCAATTCTCTAAGGTAATTGGTCTTTCTACACATGTCTCGGTTGCGACTTTTAGTTTCAAGAGAACTAGATGGGCACAATGTATTTATGTTTTGCCTGCATTTTTTTTGTGAGAAAGTGCATTTCAATTACAAGTTATGAAGTTCTTTGTACTATGAAAGATGTCTTCAACATTCTACATATATTGATATAATGATATTaaaaatagaaaggaagaatTTTATTGTTTGTAATATACCTTTAGATGTGTTATTTTCTTACATAATGCAATGACACTTATGTTAGTCTTGTGTTATCTTGTGTCATTTAATAGAGTTAATTCATTTGTTTTACTACATTTAGGAATTTTTTGGCATGTTTGTGAAATTGTGATTctgagttttatttattttaatttcttttgttgtcAAATTTCATTGAATCAAGATTTTTGTTAGTTATTGCATATTTGTGTTATATGAGCTTAATGTTATAATTTTGTGAAATAGTATGGCAAGCTTTTCTTTGAGTTGATtgaaaaaaccgaacaaaccgaaccaaactaaaccgattttaattggtttggtttggttcggatggtcttaataaaaaaatcGAATCAAATCGAACCACAGTTTAATTAAACTattggatcggatgacttttttttaaaaaatcgaaCTAAACCGCACCGCAAATGCCCCTAGTGAGAATGCATAGTActccaaaataaaaatatacttggTTAGAGGCTAGAACACGCACGGCGGCACAACCCCCTCTTTTCTCTATCTCTCACCAGAGACCACCTGCCACTGTCAAGGCTCGGCAGCCTCGGAGTCTGTAAGGGGTATGATTTAGGAATAGAGAAGAATTAATCAATCAAAAAAAATTTAGAGAGAATTAAGAGGAAGAGAGATAATTCcataaaaaaaattccaaaaaaagaaCTATATTCATTACTCAATTCATGTCCTCCTATTACCCTTCTACTATATCTATTTATAGTAATTCAAATACTAATAAAACTATCCTAATTGGGCCTTGGCCTATATTTTACTCGTTACAGAGTCACCTTGGCCCGCGCCGAAGCTCCTCTGTCCGACTGCTTCTCGGCGCTTCTCTGGTTGAATCGAACTGTCGTAGATGCTTCACGGCCACGGTGCTGCACTGCTTCTCAGTGACGACGACACCATCAAGAGCTGCGAGGTGCGACGGTCCGTGCGCTGGCGCTTCTCTGCTCTATTTTCCGGCGTTGCTGCTCCCGTTCGTCTGCTTCTTCTCTGCCACCATCAGTCCCCGCGAAGGTTAGCCCCGCCACGGCGAAGCTCAGTTAGCAACCACCTCTGCTCAACTGCCCCTTTCCCTGTTCTCAAGCTCAGGTAAAccgatttttttccttttttattttaaaaaaaaattaatgttgatCTTTAGAACTTCTGATTagtgttttgattattgttctgattagtattttgattattgttctgaCTTCTGATTACCAGTAATGGTATtttccctctctttttttttttctggaaaaaattaattagtgatgctATTTTGGTGTTCTGAATTCTGATCCTTGTTCTGATTACCAGTAAATTGAATTTTTGCTCTGATTATTacctgttttttttttctgatttgttTCTAATTTAGTTGATGCGGTTATTGTTGATTTTTCTGATTATTGTTCTGTTTATTGTTATTGTGCTTTGGTGTTCTGTTTGTTTATTGTTCTCTGAATATCTCTTTTTACAAATTATTATTAAAGTTCTGGTTTTCATCCGCTTTTTACCTGGCATCATTGTGGCTCGAATGTGTATAGGTTTCAACGAGTTTAAGATTAGGTTATGGTCTAAAAAATAGGCTTGGTACATATTTAGGCTGGGTCTGGATTAAGACAAACCGGTTTCACTAGTCCATATAT carries:
- the LOC110262687 gene encoding uncharacterized protein LOC110262687, with translation MLHGHGAALLLSDDDTIKSCEVRRSVRWRFSALFSGVAAPVRLLLLCHHQSPRRLAPPRRSSVSNHLCSTAPFPVLKLRKESACTLPLSLYWKISFDHNMHKRP